The Verrucomicrobiota bacterium sequence CATTGGTTTTGGCCCGCCTGCGTTTTCTTTCACGTTTTGTATTCATATACAGAGCTTAACCCCAGCGCGGAGGCGAAGCAAGTGCATAAATCAGGCTGGCGCGGGGCTGCAAACTGGAAGGGGACGAAAATGAGCAGATGGTTGGCGGCAGGCTGCGTGCCTGGTCCCACCACCCTGTAGCAGTGGTCGCAGTGAGCCGATTTGAAGTTCTGGGGGCGGGCCTCAGTCCGTGAGGACGCTTTCGTAATCGGGGGTCGGATCCACGTCGTCGCACGACTCGTAGGTCCAATCCCCATCGACAGAACCGGGCGGTGGACGGGCGGATGAGGTGGTTGGCCCCGCCCAGACCCGAATGGCGCTTAGTTTAGGCGCTTGAAATTGCGGGGTTTGTTTTTCCAGTAGCGGTTGTTGTGCGAGGCCGCTTTAAACTGATGGCGCGGCTTGGTGAGCCAGGGATAGGGTTTGGGCCGCCGTTTGACGGCGCGCGACTCTTGCCGGTGTGGACGATCCGGCAACTGGTCGCGCACCAAATTGAGGAGTAAATCCGCCCAGAGCGCCGCCCGCGAATCACGCCAAGGAGCGCGAGTGGGAAAATAAGAAAAAGACAGCAAGGACAGCAAGGACAGCAAGAATGGACCCGGACTGGGACGAATGGGAGGCATAGGAAAACTGATAGGAAATCGGATTTACCTCGTCCCCGCGTCTGGTATTTTACCGCTTGCCGCGAACTGATTACGGAGTACAATTTACGCGTGAACTGGATGACGGATCGTCACACATTTTTAGTAGCGGTGTTATTTTACGGGATTAGCCTGATTTATTCCGGGTTTCTGTTCAGGCGCGGGTTCCGGGAGGATAACCGTATTAATTACTGTGTCTTGTTGGGCGGGTTTGCGTTGCATACCCTGGCGCTATGGGCGCGCGGACAGCTCACCGGCCAATGTCCCTCCAAGAATCTGTATGAGGCCACCGTGTTTTCCAGTTGGGTGGTGGCAGCGGTCTGTTTGGCCGTCAGCTTGTGGCCCCGGTTGCGCTTCATGACGGTATTTGCCTCGCCGATCTTGTTTGCCATGGGTGTGTTTGCCTTGATGCCTTCATTGGATGTCCCGCCCGGCCATGTGGAGCCCAAGGACTTGGTTGCCACGAGTTTGCATGCAGCGCTGGTGTTGTTGTCGTACGGCGCGTTTGGGTTTGCCACGGTGGTCAGCATGATGTTCCTGGTGCAGGAGCACGACTTAAAGTTGCGCAAGGCGCGCGCTCTGTTTGCAATTCTGCCGCCCATTCAACGGTTGGAAACCATTATCACCGAGTTGACTGTGGTGGGGTTTTTCTTGCTGACGGTTGGTTTGGCGGTGGGGGCGATTGGGATTCAACCGGCGCCCGGCGCGCAGTTCAAAGGGGATTTGAAAATCATTTGGTCGGTGTTTGTATGGGTGGTTTACCTGGCTTTGCTGATTCTGCACTGGCGCTTTGCGCAGCGCGGGAGGCGTTTTGCCTGGGGCGTGGCGGGCACCTTTATCTTTGTGATGTTGACATTCTGGGGGGCCAACCTGGCTTCCCGCATCCATAATCCAAATCCATAACCCATGTCTGTGGTTGTCATAGGGCTCAGTCATCGCACCGCTCCGGTGGAGTTGCGGGAGCGGTTTGCGTTTGCCGAGGCGTCCATTCCGGCAGCGCTTCAGGAACTGCGCACGATGGGGGCGGCGGATGAATCGGTGATCGTATCCACGTGCAATCGCGTGGAGATCTACGCGGCCACGACGATGGAAGCAGCACGGGCCATCGAAACGATGGTCAAATTTCTCCGGCAAAAAGCCGGGCACGAAGATCCGCTGACGGATGAGATCTACACCATGCCGGAGCCCCAGAGCCTCGAGCATCTGTTCAAGGTGGCGTGCGGGCTGGACTCCATGGTTTTGGGGGAAACGGAAATTCTCGGGCAGCTCAAAAAGGCGTACGACCTGGCACTGCAAAGCGGCGGCACCGGATCGAAGTTGAACAAGGCATTCCAGCGCGCCTTCAACGCCGCCAAGTATGTGCGCACCCACACTAACATTCAGCGCGGCAGTGTGTCGGTGGCCTCTGTGGGGGTGGAGTTGGCGCAAAAAATCTTTTCCTCGTTGGGCGATCGGCAGGTCATGGTTTTGGGTGCCGGCGATACGAGCGAAAAGGCGGCGCGCGCGCTGTTGTCGCGGGGCGCTCATAGCGTCCTTGTTTCCAATCGCTCCTATGATCGGGCGTTGGCCTTGGCCACTGAATTGGGTGG is a genomic window containing:
- the ccsA gene encoding cytochrome c biogenesis protein CcsA, with the translated sequence MTDRHTFLVAVLFYGISLIYSGFLFRRGFREDNRINYCVLLGGFALHTLALWARGQLTGQCPSKNLYEATVFSSWVVAAVCLAVSLWPRLRFMTVFASPILFAMGVFALMPSLDVPPGHVEPKDLVATSLHAALVLLSYGAFGFATVVSMMFLVQEHDLKLRKARALFAILPPIQRLETIITELTVVGFFLLTVGLAVGAIGIQPAPGAQFKGDLKIIWSVFVWVVYLALLILHWRFAQRGRRFAWGVAGTFIFVMLTFWGANLASRIHNPNP
- the hemA gene encoding glutamyl-tRNA reductase, with protein sequence MSVVVIGLSHRTAPVELRERFAFAEASIPAALQELRTMGAADESVIVSTCNRVEIYAATTMEAARAIETMVKFLRQKAGHEDPLTDEIYTMPEPQSLEHLFKVACGLDSMVLGETEILGQLKKAYDLALQSGGTGSKLNKAFQRAFNAAKYVRTHTNIQRGSVSVASVGVELAQKIFSSLGDRQVMVLGAGDTSEKAARALLSRGAHSVLVSNRSYDRALALATELGGRAVRFEEWHTEFANVDIVISSTSAPHYILDRKKLEPLMKLRENRPLLLVDIAVPRDIDPEVNTMDNVYLYNVDDLQAIAEDYLRQRKDEIAQCEEIIRNKVRELLDTSRRPPLPSGTHLATEHE